From the genome of Mycetocola spongiae, one region includes:
- a CDS encoding FtsX-like permease family protein encodes MIVAERTAAVFPAAPLRPTRPRRTPVFRLAWMLARPGAQSPATLILPAVAFAVTTALILIVIGGVSMFFRVDDQNDMIYRLLSGLALALLIVPLFSLGAAAARLSARRSDDRLASLRLLGATGRDVIAVTIIESTAVALVGAIAGALLSLALLPLVGLIHFLGGPIGAGALLLGPGTVAAVVLGITVLAGASAAVGLRRVVISPLGVRTRQRRPQPHWLRAVIGAASLLLIFTVLSAFGALAQFEAVLLGVFILAFALGLGVLSLVGPWVLSVWARVRLRRAKTVPRLLAARGVLDNPGAAWRQVGGVAMTSFVAVVAGTGVALMGMAGESDPESAQLFADMYTGIVVTLIGSFLMVAASVGVNQAASVLDRRELSVSLDRLGMSREMIEAARMTQAVAPVGMVAVGSALAGALVVFPLTGLALLLNPLTLLVVGGSLAGGIGLVWLSVRATRPVLTRVLNEPERV; translated from the coding sequence ATGATCGTGGCCGAGCGCACCGCCGCCGTTTTCCCCGCCGCCCCGCTGCGTCCCACGCGCCCGCGGCGTACCCCCGTATTTCGTCTCGCCTGGATGCTCGCGCGCCCGGGTGCGCAGAGCCCTGCCACGCTGATATTGCCCGCGGTGGCCTTCGCCGTGACCACGGCGCTGATCCTGATCGTGATCGGCGGCGTGAGCATGTTTTTCCGCGTGGACGATCAGAACGACATGATCTATCGCCTGCTCAGCGGGCTCGCCCTCGCGCTGCTGATCGTTCCCCTGTTTAGCCTCGGGGCTGCCGCCGCCAGGCTGTCCGCGCGGCGCAGCGATGATCGCCTCGCGTCCCTGCGCCTGCTGGGGGCCACCGGGCGGGACGTGATCGCCGTGACCATCATCGAGTCCACCGCGGTTGCGCTGGTCGGGGCCATCGCCGGCGCGCTGCTTTCGCTGGCCCTGCTACCGCTCGTGGGCCTGATCCACTTCCTCGGCGGGCCGATCGGGGCCGGTGCCCTGCTGCTGGGCCCCGGCACGGTGGCCGCCGTGGTCCTGGGGATCACGGTGCTGGCCGGGGCCAGTGCCGCGGTGGGCCTGCGCCGGGTGGTGATCTCGCCCCTGGGAGTGCGCACGCGCCAGCGTCGCCCGCAGCCGCACTGGCTGCGCGCGGTGATCGGCGCGGCCTCGCTGCTCCTTATTTTCACCGTGCTGAGCGCCTTTGGTGCCCTCGCCCAATTTGAGGCCGTGCTGCTGGGCGTGTTTATCCTCGCGTTTGCCCTCGGCCTGGGGGTGCTCTCCCTCGTGGGTCCCTGGGTGCTCTCGGTCTGGGCCCGGGTGCGCCTGCGCCGCGCAAAAACCGTGCCGCGGCTGCTGGCGGCGCGCGGGGTTTTGGATAATCCGGGGGCCGCGTGGCGGCAGGTCGGCGGGGTCGCGATGACGAGCTTTGTGGCGGTGGTGGCCGGAACCGGTGTGGCGCTGATGGGCATGGCGGGCGAGTCCGATCCCGAGTCCGCGCAGCTATTCGCCGATATGTATACGGGCATAGTGGTGACCCTGATTGGGTCGTTCCTGATGGTGGCCGCATCGGTGGGGGTGAACCAGGCCGCAAGCGTGCTGGATCGGCGCGAGCTCTCGGTGAGCCTGGATCGCCTCGGAATGTCGCGCGAGATGATCGAGGCGGCGCGGATGACCCAGGCGGTGGCCCCCGTGGGAATGGTCGCGGTGGGTTCGGCCCTCGCGGGCGCGCTGGTGGTCTTTCCCCTGACCGGGCTCGCGCTGCTCCTGAACCCCCTCACCCTGCTGGTGGTGGGGGGAAGCCTGGCCGGCGGGATCGGGCTGGTGTGGCTCTCGGTGCGCGCCACGCGCCCGGTGCTGACCCGGGTGCTGAACGAGCCGGAACGGGTATAG
- a CDS encoding SipW-dependent-type signal peptide-containing protein, which yields MTGSRGLRRPLIIAGIAVVAALALLGGPGTLAFFSDAESAPKTTIQAAPGISATAAASVESRALPGAPGSVVAAPGDGLVPGVRSLNYRFTVTIGAGTPVQSYLSGTVSASGTAQGSEIYNRGFLLLASSASTGCVIGQNPAIVDGRLQTTIATAPGHTLKPGESCTFDISASIPATVNGLDLARELRGLRASTVGSFDLNATLTQVPRAEERP from the coding sequence GTGACCGGCTCGCGCGGCCTGCGCCGCCCCCTGATCATCGCCGGCATCGCCGTGGTGGCCGCGCTTGCGCTGCTGGGCGGACCGGGAACGCTCGCGTTTTTCTCCGATGCCGAATCAGCCCCGAAGACCACAATCCAGGCGGCCCCGGGCATCAGCGCCACGGCCGCCGCGAGCGTGGAATCGCGCGCCCTTCCCGGCGCCCCCGGCTCGGTCGTGGCCGCGCCCGGCGACGGCCTGGTCCCGGGGGTACGCTCCCTGAACTACCGGTTCACGGTGACCATCGGGGCGGGAACACCCGTGCAGTCCTATCTGTCCGGCACCGTCTCGGCGAGCGGCACGGCGCAGGGCAGCGAGATTTATAACCGCGGGTTCCTCCTCCTGGCCTCCTCCGCCTCGACGGGGTGTGTGATCGGGCAGAACCCCGCCATCGTGGATGGCCGGTTGCAGACCACCATCGCCACCGCCCCCGGGCATACCCTGAAGCCCGGTGAATCCTGCACCTTTGATATCAGCGCGAGCATTCCCGCAACCGTGAACGGCCTAGACCTGGCCCGCGAATTGCGTGGCCTGCGCGCGAGCACCGTGGGGTCCTTTGACCTCAACGCCACCCTGACCCAGGTCCCCCGAGCCGAGGAACGCCCATGA
- a CDS encoding YhgE/Pip domain-containing protein, producing the protein MSALTDILQRPGRNPRRRILSLIGILLVPFVVAGVLVWALWNPTERLENVNAAIVNNDEPVTVDGQLVPLGRQLSAELVRAPGSDVQNYNWTLSDDTEAAAGLKSGKYVAVITIPKDFSAAATSAAGDHPKTATIDVATSDRSRLVDDAISNTIAGTAASLAGNQITTNYLENVLLGFNTLGTQLGEAADGARQLGTGAGAVNDGVAELGDGVAQLGAGASQLSSGASQLSSGTAGLASGAGALNSGVSQLAAGSAPLASGARDLAGGLGEYSAGVSSLAGGLDQSVQGANGLVALAQNSSAMANGLATQATAQATALSGLLAQCEAADPSGCAALRDARDAAMAMAHDATVLSMLTGTGVHGNQPNAIPGLASVAESLAQGLGAASAGARTLSENGPALVAGAQGLADGAGQLNSGVQQLSGGASQLASGARQLAGGASGLASGAAGLNGGIGALGEGIAPLGEGTEQIKTGIDSLGEGLNQAVDQLPSYTEQQRKKLSEVVATPVTTGGSSSGTASIGEGLGSAGAPFYAVLALWLGALASFLVLRALPLGAHGSTRPSALLTLRAFLPGAVLGALQGVLVAGLLQFLLKLDTGAWIGFAATAALVGIAFAASNQALSALFGGAGKFISMIVALVVMATGIIATVPAVLTGLESWLPVGPAAAALRGIATGTGVGGAIAALIVWTLGALIVTTLAARRARQHPEVTAA; encoded by the coding sequence ATGAGCGCCCTGACCGATATTTTGCAGCGTCCCGGGCGCAATCCGCGCCGCCGCATCCTGTCCCTGATCGGTATTCTGCTGGTGCCCTTTGTGGTGGCCGGGGTGCTGGTCTGGGCGCTATGGAACCCCACCGAACGCCTCGAAAACGTGAACGCCGCGATCGTGAATAACGATGAGCCGGTGACGGTGGACGGCCAGCTGGTACCGCTGGGGCGCCAGCTCAGCGCGGAACTTGTGCGCGCCCCGGGCAGCGATGTGCAGAACTATAACTGGACCCTCTCGGATGATACCGAGGCCGCGGCGGGCCTGAAATCCGGCAAATATGTGGCCGTGATCACCATCCCGAAGGATTTCTCGGCGGCGGCCACCTCGGCCGCGGGTGATCACCCCAAGACCGCAACGATCGACGTGGCCACCAGCGATCGCTCGCGCCTCGTGGACGATGCGATCAGCAATACCATCGCCGGCACGGCCGCCTCGCTGGCCGGAAACCAGATCACCACCAACTATCTGGAAAACGTGCTGCTGGGCTTTAATACGCTCGGTACGCAGCTCGGGGAGGCCGCCGATGGCGCCCGCCAGCTGGGTACCGGCGCGGGAGCGGTGAATGACGGTGTGGCCGAATTGGGCGACGGTGTTGCCCAGCTTGGTGCCGGGGCCTCGCAGCTGAGCTCGGGTGCCTCACAGCTGAGCTCGGGCACCGCGGGGCTCGCCTCGGGTGCGGGAGCACTCAACTCGGGCGTCTCCCAGCTCGCCGCGGGCTCCGCCCCGCTCGCCTCGGGGGCCCGCGATCTCGCGGGCGGACTCGGCGAGTACTCGGCGGGCGTATCCTCGCTCGCGGGCGGACTCGACCAGAGTGTTCAGGGGGCCAACGGGCTGGTCGCCCTTGCTCAGAACTCGTCCGCTATGGCTAACGGTCTAGCCACTCAGGCGACCGCCCAGGCCACAGCCCTCTCGGGACTCCTCGCGCAGTGCGAGGCCGCCGACCCTAGCGGCTGCGCCGCTCTGCGCGATGCTCGGGATGCCGCGATGGCCATGGCGCATGACGCGACGGTTCTTTCGATGCTCACCGGTACGGGTGTGCACGGGAACCAGCCGAACGCGATTCCGGGGCTCGCTAGCGTCGCGGAATCTCTCGCACAGGGCCTGGGAGCGGCGTCCGCCGGCGCCCGCACACTGAGCGAAAACGGCCCGGCCCTCGTGGCCGGCGCCCAGGGCCTGGCCGATGGCGCCGGGCAGCTGAACTCGGGCGTGCAGCAGCTCTCGGGCGGGGCCTCGCAGCTCGCCTCCGGCGCCCGGCAGCTCGCGGGCGGGGCCTCCGGGCTCGCCTCCGGGGCCGCGGGACTCAACGGCGGAATCGGCGCGCTGGGCGAGGGCATCGCCCCGCTCGGCGAGGGAACCGAACAGATCAAGACCGGCATCGATTCGCTCGGCGAGGGCCTGAACCAGGCGGTGGATCAGCTGCCGAGCTATACCGAGCAGCAGCGCAAGAAGCTCTCCGAGGTGGTGGCGACCCCCGTGACCACGGGCGGCTCCTCCTCGGGCACCGCGTCGATCGGCGAGGGACTCGGCTCGGCCGGGGCCCCGTTCTATGCCGTCCTCGCCCTGTGGCTCGGCGCACTCGCGAGCTTCCTCGTGCTGCGGGCCCTGCCGCTGGGCGCCCACGGATCCACCCGCCCCTCCGCGCTCCTCACGCTCCGGGCATTCCTGCCCGGTGCCGTACTCGGCGCACTCCAGGGTGTGCTCGTGGCCGGGCTCCTGCAGTTCCTGCTGAAGCTGGACACCGGGGCCTGGATCGGTTTTGCCGCGACCGCCGCGCTGGTGGGCATCGCCTTTGCCGCCTCCAATCAGGCGCTGAGCGCGCTCTTTGGGGGTGCCGGGAAATTTATCTCGATGATCGTGGCCCTCGTGGTCATGGCCACCGGAATCATCGCCACGGTACCCGCGGTACTCACGGGCCTGGAGTCCTGGCTCCCGGTGGGCCCCGCGGCCGCCGCACTGCGCGGGATCGCCACGGGCACCGGGGTGGGCGGGGCAATCGCCGCGCTAATCGTCTGGACCCTCGGCGCGCTTATCGTGACCACCCTCGCCGCGCGCCGCGCCCGGCAGCACCCCGAGGTCACGGCGGCCTAA
- a CDS encoding lactonase family protein, with the protein MMREGATRLWLGSYTADMDGVGEGISSLEVREDRSLRQVNSFEETSPSFLTAHPTLDVFYGALEGAGRVQAYHARARPSRFGPSVAAGDSVCHLAVTADGALLLAACYGDGAFLAFPLGPDGAILGPARPAVDSVDPHRSPFTAGELGGEFGESALIDLSLGSIVAEQAPPRASHAHASVELEDGRIASTDLGHDAVRIWRRTPTGVALDHTVALPLGVGPRHLVTHQSGHLFVVTEYSTEIFTLGSARDGRWRVLNGVSAVSDGPEEGDYPSEISRDESGNRLYVSVRGSNRIATLEITGDGSTLRPLGDREAGGNWPRHHLLDGDMLHVANQLSNNIASFQLDARGLPSRLVGTIDAGSPTCLLVAS; encoded by the coding sequence ATGATGCGCGAGGGAGCGACTCGCCTGTGGCTGGGCTCGTATACGGCCGATATGGACGGGGTGGGCGAGGGGATCTCCTCGCTTGAGGTGCGCGAGGATCGCTCGCTGCGCCAGGTGAACTCCTTTGAGGAAACCTCCCCCTCGTTTTTGACCGCGCACCCCACACTGGATGTGTTTTATGGGGCGCTGGAGGGCGCCGGCCGGGTGCAGGCCTATCATGCGCGCGCCCGCCCCTCGCGTTTTGGCCCCTCGGTGGCGGCGGGGGATTCGGTCTGTCATCTGGCCGTAACCGCGGATGGCGCGCTGCTGCTCGCTGCCTGCTACGGCGACGGCGCGTTTCTGGCCTTCCCGCTGGGACCCGATGGGGCGATCCTCGGCCCGGCCCGGCCGGCCGTGGACTCCGTGGACCCCCACCGCAGCCCGTTTACCGCGGGGGAGCTGGGCGGGGAATTTGGAGAGAGCGCGCTGATCGACCTCTCGCTCGGGAGTATCGTGGCCGAGCAGGCCCCGCCGCGGGCCTCCCACGCCCATGCGAGTGTGGAACTGGAGGACGGGCGCATCGCCAGCACCGATCTGGGCCATGATGCCGTGCGGATCTGGCGGCGCACCCCCACGGGGGTGGCCCTGGACCATACGGTGGCCCTGCCGCTCGGGGTGGGCCCGCGGCACCTGGTGACCCACCAGAGTGGCCACCTGTTTGTGGTGACCGAATACAGCACGGAGATTTTTACCCTGGGCTCGGCCCGGGACGGCCGCTGGCGCGTGCTTAACGGCGTCTCCGCGGTATCGGACGGCCCGGAGGAGGGCGATTATCCCTCGGAGATCAGCCGCGATGAGTCGGGCAATCGGCTCTATGTATCGGTGCGCGGAAGCAACCGCATCGCGACGCTGGAGATAACCGGCGACGGCTCGACCCTGCGCCCGCTGGGGGACCGGGAGGCCGGCGGAAACTGGCCCCGGCACCACCTGCTGGACGGGGATATGCTGCACGTGGCCAATCAGCTGTCGAATAATATTGCGAGCTTCCAGCTGGACGCCCGCGGGCTGCCGAGCCGCCTCGTGGGGACCATCGACGCGGGTTCGCCCACGTGTCTTTTGGTGGCCTCCTAG
- a CDS encoding AEC family transporter has product MDGVLTGFGIIAAIIVAGYFLERSAVAGPQAQFALNRVAFFVATPCLLFYTLAHSEIAALFSSRLPLAALSAFSAALVFIVLSRLFLRRARPRTAAEMTIGALSASLLNANNIGLPVAIYVFGDYTEVVPVLLFQLLIMNPIALSILDFSTAKKVTLGSILSQPIRNPMVIASAIGVLVAVSGVHIPDAVFEPFHIIGGAAIPMILLTFGMSLHGSKPLRGGPDTGDIWLASLIKVAVMPALAYLFGVYLLGLEGPTLTAAVMVSALPTAQNVYNFASRYNVALVMSRDTVLLTTVLSIPALSLIAVLMM; this is encoded by the coding sequence ATGGACGGCGTACTCACAGGCTTTGGCATCATCGCGGCCATCATCGTCGCCGGATATTTCCTGGAGCGTTCGGCGGTGGCCGGGCCGCAGGCCCAGTTTGCGCTGAACCGGGTGGCCTTTTTTGTGGCCACCCCGTGTCTGCTGTTTTATACGCTGGCGCACTCCGAGATTGCCGCGCTTTTTTCCAGCCGGCTTCCGCTCGCCGCGCTCTCGGCCTTCTCCGCCGCGCTGGTATTTATCGTGCTGAGCCGCCTGTTTTTGCGTCGCGCCCGGCCACGGACCGCCGCCGAGATGACCATCGGTGCGCTCTCGGCCTCGCTGCTCAACGCCAATAACATCGGTCTTCCGGTGGCGATCTACGTATTTGGGGACTATACCGAGGTGGTTCCGGTATTGCTTTTCCAGCTGCTGATCATGAACCCCATCGCGCTCAGCATCCTCGATTTTTCCACCGCCAAGAAGGTCACGCTGGGGTCGATCCTGTCCCAGCCCATTCGCAATCCGATGGTGATCGCCTCGGCCATCGGCGTGCTGGTGGCCGTGAGCGGGGTCCACATCCCGGACGCCGTATTTGAGCCGTTCCATATCATCGGGGGCGCGGCCATCCCCATGATTCTGCTGACCTTTGGCATGTCCCTGCACGGCTCGAAGCCGCTGCGCGGCGGCCCCGATACCGGCGATATTTGGCTCGCGAGCCTGATTAAGGTGGCCGTGATGCCCGCGCTGGCCTATCTCTTTGGCGTCTATCTGCTCGGGCTGGAGGGCCCCACGCTCACCGCCGCGGTGATGGTCTCGGCCCTCCCCACCGCGCAAAACGTTTATAACTTCGCGAGCCGCTATAACGTGGCGCTCGTGATGTCACGGGATACGGTGTTATTAACCACGGTGCTCTCGATTCCGGCGCTCTCGCTGATCGCCGTGCTCATGATGTAG
- a CDS encoding response regulator transcription factor, which yields MTQEFTRTAVVIEDDADIRGLIGTVLRQAGFAVSATASGVEGVELVRETNPNVVTLDIGLIDIDGLEVARRIRLFSDCYIVMLTAQSEEVDLLFGLESGADDYLVKPFRPRELRARIEAMLRRPRQGNAPIAAGAIVAPADPSGAGPDAAAPGGIGTGAAGQAVSAQPAAAPTPDEQGRRRFAHNGLTLDLDTRTVERATDTLVLTRTEFDLLASLLQSGRRVRSKAELVRELRSGEYVVNDYVSEAEERSIEVHFGNLRRKLADDARNPAWVETVRGVGYRLAPERPAAHPAG from the coding sequence ATGACCCAGGAATTCACCCGCACCGCGGTGGTGATCGAGGATGACGCGGATATTCGCGGCCTCATTGGTACCGTTCTTCGCCAGGCGGGTTTTGCCGTCTCGGCCACGGCCAGCGGCGTGGAGGGCGTGGAACTGGTCCGCGAGACCAACCCCAACGTGGTGACGCTGGATATTGGCCTGATCGATATCGACGGCCTCGAGGTGGCCCGCCGGATCCGCCTGTTCAGCGACTGCTATATCGTGATGCTCACGGCGCAGTCCGAGGAGGTTGATCTTCTTTTTGGTCTTGAATCCGGAGCCGATGATTATCTGGTGAAGCCGTTCCGTCCGCGCGAGCTGCGCGCCCGCATCGAGGCGATGCTGCGCCGCCCGCGGCAGGGCAATGCCCCGATAGCTGCCGGGGCCATCGTGGCCCCCGCGGATCCGAGCGGCGCGGGCCCGGACGCCGCGGCGCCCGGCGGTATCGGTACGGGGGCAGCGGGCCAGGCCGTCTCCGCCCAGCCCGCCGCGGCACCCACGCCCGACGAGCAGGGCCGGCGAAGGTTTGCCCATAACGGACTCACTCTTGACCTGGATACCCGCACGGTGGAACGCGCCACGGATACCCTGGTGCTCACCCGCACCGAATTTGATCTGCTTGCATCGCTGCTGCAATCGGGGCGGCGCGTGCGCTCCAAGGCCGAGCTTGTGCGCGAATTACGCTCGGGCGAGTACGTGGTGAATGATTATGTCAGCGAGGCCGAGGAGCGCTCGATCGAGGTTCATTTTGGTAACCTCCGGCGCAAGCTCGCGGATGATGCCCGCAACCCCGCCTGGGTGGAAACCGTGCGCGGTGTGGGCTACCGGCTTGCGCCCGAGCGCCCGGCGGCACACCCCGCGGGATAG
- a CDS encoding nucleoside hydrolase: MIKNVIIDCDPGVDDAIAIALAWADPNLNILAISAVSGNVSLADTGRNAKQIRDYLGADIPVWLGADAPLQRPAVHAPEFHGENGLANISLRPNGPARDSRDRDDAVAAIIETLAARPGEIDLVAVGPLTNIALAVQAEPRVAEWARSLTIMGGAAAGGNVTAAAEFNIYADPEAASVVFNAGWTVTMAGLDVTNHALGTLTRVGELLELGDFSDEFITPFLTFNGGPTNDPEEGPAMHDSCAVAALARPELFEATPARVDIELDGKFTLGMTVADFTSVTPNARVLTRVDADGLWEYLRSGLSNLAERR; this comes from the coding sequence ATGATCAAAAACGTGATTATTGACTGCGATCCCGGTGTCGACGATGCCATTGCGATCGCGCTGGCCTGGGCCGACCCGAACCTGAATATTCTGGCGATTTCGGCGGTGAGCGGAAACGTATCGCTCGCGGATACGGGACGCAATGCCAAGCAGATTCGTGACTACCTCGGAGCCGATATCCCCGTGTGGTTGGGCGCCGACGCCCCGCTGCAGCGGCCCGCCGTACACGCCCCGGAATTTCATGGGGAAAACGGATTGGCGAATATTTCGCTGCGCCCGAACGGGCCCGCCCGGGATTCGAGGGACCGCGATGATGCCGTCGCCGCGATTATCGAGACCCTGGCCGCGCGCCCGGGGGAGATTGACCTGGTGGCCGTGGGCCCGCTGACCAATATTGCGCTTGCCGTGCAGGCCGAACCGCGGGTGGCCGAATGGGCGCGCTCGCTGACCATCATGGGCGGCGCCGCGGCGGGGGGCAACGTGACCGCGGCCGCGGAGTTTAATATCTACGCCGACCCGGAGGCCGCCTCGGTGGTGTTTAACGCCGGGTGGACCGTGACGATGGCCGGGCTGGACGTGACCAATCATGCCCTGGGCACGCTCACCCGCGTGGGGGAGCTGCTGGAGCTGGGCGATTTTTCGGATGAGTTTATTACCCCCTTCCTGACGTTTAACGGCGGCCCGACCAATGACCCCGAGGAGGGCCCGGCGATGCATGACTCCTGTGCGGTGGCCGCACTGGCCCGCCCGGAGCTGTTTGAGGCCACGCCCGCCCGTGTGGATATTGAGCTGGACGGAAAGTTTACGCTGGGGATGACGGTGGCCGACTTTACCTCGGTAACCCCCAATGCCCGTGTGCTCACCCGGGTGGACGCGGACGGGCTGTGGGAGTATCTGCGTAGCGGCCTAAGCAATCTGGCGGAACGGCGATGA
- a CDS encoding Hpt domain-containing protein, with protein MSSGSENPPLLDPDELDRLCAALNGDHEACHAFVLSFCERWPQRLKTLRDSVENIQIVGALDAALSLKTSSAMLGALHLNALSGHIEDALRESDRERAGHLLTQIREVGERTVALLHVRLAAGPQEH; from the coding sequence ATGAGCTCAGGTTCCGAGAACCCCCCGCTCCTCGACCCCGATGAGCTTGACCGTCTGTGCGCCGCACTTAACGGCGATCACGAGGCCTGCCACGCATTTGTGCTGTCGTTCTGTGAGCGCTGGCCCCAGCGCCTCAAGACGCTGCGCGATAGCGTCGAGAATATTCAGATCGTGGGCGCGCTTGATGCGGCGCTGAGCCTCAAAACCTCCAGCGCGATGCTCGGGGCTCTTCACCTTAATGCCCTATCCGGGCATATCGAGGATGCCCTGCGCGAGAGTGACCGCGAGCGCGCGGGCCACCTCCTCACCCAGATCCGGGAGGTTGGCGAACGCACGGTCGCCCTGCTTCATGTGCGCCTCGCGGCGGGCCCCCAGGAGCACTAG
- a CDS encoding chorismate mutase — protein MAEPTPQEQLERLRRSIDNIDAALVSMLAERFRCTQAVGVLKAEHGMPASDPSREETQVARLRALAESAELDPAFAEKWFKFVVAEVIHHHVSLAEAREA, from the coding sequence ATGGCCGAACCCACTCCCCAAGAACAGCTTGAACGCCTCCGCCGCAGCATCGATAATATCGACGCCGCCCTGGTCAGCATGCTGGCCGAACGCTTTCGCTGCACCCAGGCGGTGGGTGTGTTGAAGGCCGAACACGGCATGCCCGCCTCCGATCCCTCGCGCGAGGAAACCCAGGTGGCCCGCCTCCGGGCGCTCGCCGAGTCCGCCGAGCTTGATCCCGCATTTGCCGAAAAGTGGTTCAAATTTGTGGTGGCCGAGGTGATCCACCACCACGTCTCGCTCGCCGAGGCACGCGAGGCCTAG
- a CDS encoding GNAT family N-acetyltransferase, whose translation MTARTPTPAPIVGRFIRLDPMVDTDLPELWEAIGKPQVFADGYGGGLAAMPKTLAGFRRFASRYYGRTRKQPFTVRLVGGEHDGRVVGTTTLGDFDQANESAHLGWTAYDPRVWGTSVNVEAKLLLLTLAFDNGFGRIRIQADALNSHSRAAILKLGAKFEGLLRRDQQRADGTWRTTALYSIIIDEWPAVRAGLESRLARWTRPVDLRE comes from the coding sequence ATGACCGCGCGCACGCCCACCCCCGCCCCGATCGTGGGGCGTTTTATTCGTCTCGATCCGATGGTGGACACCGACCTCCCCGAACTGTGGGAGGCCATCGGTAAGCCCCAGGTATTTGCGGATGGCTATGGCGGGGGACTCGCGGCGATGCCCAAGACCCTCGCGGGGTTCCGGCGCTTTGCCTCGCGCTATTATGGGCGCACGCGCAAGCAGCCCTTTACCGTGCGCCTCGTGGGCGGGGAGCACGACGGCCGGGTGGTGGGTACCACCACGCTGGGTGATTTTGACCAGGCGAATGAATCGGCCCACCTGGGCTGGACCGCATATGACCCGCGGGTATGGGGAACCTCGGTCAACGTGGAGGCGAAGCTGCTCCTGCTCACCCTCGCCTTTGATAACGGATTTGGGCGGATCCGGATTCAGGCGGATGCGCTGAATAGCCACTCGCGCGCGGCCATCCTGAAACTGGGCGCAAAATTTGAGGGCCTGCTGCGCCGCGATCAGCAGCGCGCGGACGGCACGTGGCGTACCACGGCGCTGTATTCGATCATTATTGATGAGTGGCCCGCGGTGCGCGCGGGGCTTGAGTCGCGCCTGGCGCGCTGGACCAGGCCGGTGGATCTGCGCGAATAG
- a CDS encoding pentapeptide repeat-containing protein gives MATRKGLRAPRLDPILLQDLAEGYESELEAGSHHDGLRFSDAQVSGGSLAGAEFAECEFLGLDLSEVELRGVRFVDSRIERLNAPVLKAARSSMRDVRLSNSRIGSGDLYESSWQSVEFIGSKIGYLNLRGATIHDLRFTDCTIDELDLGGARVTRMAFSGSDLDNLDITGSTLVDADLRGLDLRSLRGLESLAGVTMSEEQFARLSPLLAAMLGVHLTA, from the coding sequence GTGGCCACCCGCAAGGGCCTGCGTGCCCCGCGCCTCGACCCCATCCTGCTCCAGGATCTCGCCGAGGGCTATGAGAGCGAGCTCGAGGCGGGGTCGCATCACGATGGCCTGCGCTTTAGCGATGCCCAGGTTTCCGGCGGTTCCCTCGCGGGAGCGGAGTTCGCCGAGTGCGAGTTTTTGGGCCTGGATCTCTCCGAGGTTGAGCTGCGCGGGGTGCGTTTTGTGGACTCCCGCATCGAGCGGCTCAATGCCCCGGTGCTGAAGGCGGCGCGCTCCTCGATGCGGGATGTGCGGCTGAGTAATTCCCGCATCGGTTCGGGAGATCTCTATGAGTCCTCCTGGCAGTCGGTGGAGTTCATCGGCTCCAAGATCGGCTATCTCAACCTGCGCGGGGCCACCATCCACGACCTCCGGTTCACCGATTGCACCATCGACGAGCTCGACCTCGGCGGTGCCCGGGTAACCCGGATGGCCTTCTCCGGGAGCGACCTGGATAACCTCGATATTACGGGGTCCACGCTGGTGGATGCCGATCTGCGGGGTCTGGATCTGCGCTCGCTGCGCGGCCTGGAATCGCTCGCCGGGGTCACCATGAGCGAGGAGCAGTTTGCCCGGCTCAGCCCGCTGCTCGCGGCCATGCTCGGGGTACACCTCACGGCCTAG